A single window of Providencia stuartii DNA harbors:
- a CDS encoding recombinase family protein produces MSKVGYARVSSTGQSLEVQLGKLHRAECNKIYQEKRSGRTAERSEFQSCMSYLREGDTLVVTRLDRLARSVVHLAQIASRFQSEGIDLLVIDQNIDTSTSTGRLMFNMLAAIAEFENDLRTERQAEGIAKAHENGVKFGRPVKLTDTLKQAIYDKRAEGATIGQLAKEYHLGEASIYRAINSVKQSIVSPYSIDVKELRDYGKYKT; encoded by the coding sequence ATGTCCAAAGTTGGTTATGCTCGAGTGAGTTCCACGGGTCAAAGCTTAGAAGTGCAACTGGGCAAGTTACATCGAGCTGAGTGCAATAAGATATATCAAGAAAAACGCAGTGGGAGGACGGCTGAACGGTCTGAATTTCAATCTTGCATGAGTTATTTACGTGAAGGGGATACCCTAGTGGTAACCCGACTCGATCGTCTTGCTCGCTCAGTCGTCCACTTAGCCCAGATTGCTTCGCGTTTTCAAAGTGAAGGTATTGATTTGCTCGTTATCGATCAGAACATTGATACGAGCACTTCGACTGGGAGACTCATGTTCAATATGTTGGCTGCTATTGCTGAGTTTGAAAATGACTTGCGGACAGAGAGGCAAGCTGAAGGTATCGCAAAAGCACATGAAAATGGAGTTAAATTTGGTAGGCCTGTAAAACTTACGGACACCTTAAAACAAGCAATTTATGATAAAAGAGCTGAGGGGGCCACTATTGGTCAGCTTGCCAAGGAGTATCACCTTGGAGAAGCTTCTATTTATCGGGCAATAAATTCAGTTAAGCAATCAATTGTTTCCCCCTACTCGATAGATGTTAAAGAGCTGCGAGATTATGGAAAATATAAAACGTGA
- a CDS encoding universal stress protein, with protein sequence MTNVIACIDGSNVTSAVCDASGWAAFQLNAPVILLHVLDKSAYPIESDLSGNIGLGTREHLLNEMVELEARRGKLALEQGKYMLQDAQTRIVEAQPAVVVKTLQRHGDLVETLLEQESHARLVVMGRQGEQHQDQAQAIGSHLENVIRTVKQPILVVMTEFEAPKRFMIAYDGSITAKKALNQVLTSPLLKGLECHLVMVSDAQSQATAELALVTESLMAANFNVVTAVCQGEVQTALEIYQLEHHIDLMVMGAYGHSRIREFFVGSNTTKMISKSHIPLLLLR encoded by the coding sequence ATGACAAATGTGATTGCTTGTATTGACGGTTCAAATGTGACATCCGCTGTATGTGATGCCAGTGGCTGGGCCGCCTTTCAACTGAATGCCCCTGTAATCCTATTACATGTATTGGATAAGTCAGCCTATCCGATAGAGTCAGATCTGTCGGGAAATATTGGCCTAGGTACACGGGAGCACTTGCTCAATGAAATGGTTGAGCTCGAAGCGCGCCGGGGCAAGCTGGCACTCGAGCAGGGTAAGTATATGTTGCAAGATGCGCAAACGCGCATCGTGGAGGCACAACCTGCAGTCGTGGTTAAAACCTTGCAGCGTCACGGCGATTTAGTCGAAACCCTGTTAGAGCAAGAATCCCATGCCAGATTGGTGGTGATGGGGCGTCAAGGGGAGCAACATCAAGATCAAGCGCAGGCGATTGGCAGCCATCTAGAAAACGTCATTCGCACAGTTAAGCAGCCTATTTTAGTGGTGATGACAGAGTTTGAAGCACCGAAACGATTTATGATTGCCTACGATGGCAGCATTACTGCGAAAAAAGCCCTTAATCAAGTGCTAACAAGTCCACTCTTAAAAGGGCTTGAATGTCATTTGGTGATGGTGTCTGATGCTCAATCACAGGCGACAGCAGAACTGGCGTTGGTGACCGAATCTCTGATGGCGGCGAATTTCAATGTGGTTACCGCTGTTTGTCAGGGAGAAGTTCAAACGGCTCTTGAGATCTATCAACTTGAGCATCACATCGATCTTATGGTGATGGGGGCCTACGGCCATTCGCGGATAAGAGAGTTTTTTGTGGGAAGCAATACCACAAAGATGATCAGTAAAAGCCATATCCCATTATTATTATTGCGCTAA
- a CDS encoding IS6-like element IS26 family transposase, with translation MNPFKGRHFQRDIILWAVRWYCKYGISYRELQEMLAERGVNVDHSTIYRWVQRYAPEMEKRLRWYWRNPSDLCPWHMDETYVKVNGRWAYLYRAVDSRGRTVDFYLSSRRNSKAAYRFLGKILNNVKKWQIPRFINTDKAPAYGRALALLKREGRCPSDVEHRQIKYRNNVIECDHGKLKRIIGATLGFKSMKTAYATIKGIEVMRALRKGQASAFYYGDPLGEMRLVSRVFEM, from the coding sequence ATGAACCCATTCAAAGGCCGGCATTTTCAGCGTGACATCATTCTGTGGGCCGTACGCTGGTACTGCAAATACGGCATCAGTTACCGTGAGCTGCAGGAGATGCTGGCTGAACGCGGAGTGAATGTCGATCACTCCACGATTTACCGCTGGGTTCAGCGTTATGCGCCTGAAATGGAAAAACGGCTGCGCTGGTACTGGCGTAACCCTTCCGATCTTTGCCCGTGGCACATGGATGAAACCTACGTGAAGGTCAATGGCCGCTGGGCGTATCTGTACCGGGCCGTCGACAGCCGGGGCCGCACTGTCGATTTTTATCTCTCCTCCCGTCGTAACAGCAAAGCTGCATACCGGTTTCTGGGTAAAATCCTCAACAACGTGAAGAAGTGGCAGATCCCGCGATTCATCAACACGGATAAAGCGCCCGCCTATGGTCGCGCGCTTGCTCTGCTCAAACGCGAAGGCCGGTGCCCGTCTGACGTTGAACACCGACAGATTAAGTACCGGAACAACGTGATTGAATGCGATCATGGCAAACTGAAACGGATAATCGGCGCCACGCTGGGATTTAAATCCATGAAGACGGCTTACGCCACCATCAAAGGTATTGAGGTGATGCGTGCACTACGCAAAGGCCAGGCCTCAGCATTTTATTATGGTGATCCCCTGGGCGAAATGCGCCTGGTAAGCAGAGTTTTTGAAATGTAA
- a CDS encoding TraR/DksA family transcriptional regulator: protein MNEQLKQQLHLQLQQMLESLLAQIAAQTSDVQVVELDQSRLGRLSRIDALQGQQMELETARRKQHQLQVIEGALLRINSDEYGSCFVCGEDIDLNRLMFDPTVTRCINCS, encoded by the coding sequence ATGAACGAGCAGCTAAAGCAACAACTGCATTTACAGTTACAGCAAATGCTGGAAAGTTTGTTAGCGCAGATTGCAGCACAAACGAGTGATGTGCAAGTTGTCGAACTTGACCAATCACGACTCGGACGTCTTTCACGTATAGATGCATTGCAAGGACAGCAAATGGAATTAGAAACTGCGAGACGCAAGCAGCATCAGTTACAAGTTATTGAAGGTGCATTATTGCGCATAAATAGCGATGAATATGGCAGCTGTTTTGTCTGTGGTGAAGATATCGATTTGAATCGGCTTATGTTTGATCCTACCGTGACTCGCTGCATTAACTGTTCGTAG